A section of the Marmota flaviventris isolate mMarFla1 chromosome 19, mMarFla1.hap1, whole genome shotgun sequence genome encodes:
- the Anks3 gene encoding ankyrin repeat and SAM domain-containing protein 3 isoform X1 gives MSELSDEASEPEFLNRSLSMWHGLGTQVSREELDVHLDLHTAASIGQYEVVKECVQRRELDLNKKNGGGWTPLMYASYIGHDTIVHLLLEAGVSVNVPTPEGQTPLMLASSCGNESIAYFLLQQGAELEMKDIHGWTALFHCTSAGHQQMVKFLLDSGANANVREPVYGFTPLMEAAAAGHEIIVQYFLNHGVRVDMRDHSGATARMLAKQYGHMKIVALIDSHSPALPKNLYRSPEKYEDLSSSDESYPVAQRQRPCRKKGLSIHEGPRALARITAIGLGGEAPQPHGEQLPPRGYMTFTSSDENPLEGEGLCYRDVTSPINERDVESSSSSSREEPVFCASLGAVRSSSCEGLVRAQGLSSEASLESNEDSDHVRKSSVRRQTKSYVKTKNRSSTSDGQWPPSSGTCGTACSPRCVPQAERSSYTGPQDLATLLEQIGCLKYLQVFEEQDVDLRIFLTLTESDLKEIGITLFGPKRKMTSAIARWHSSARPPSDALELAYADRLEAEMQELAIQLHKRCEEVEAMRGQVSQEQELRAVVESCLLEQDGARKNVHTQLQETWALAQGATLVLEQLRACQAELSARVRQDQPYSATTLGPGHPLADSKGWHASLQAMSLPELSGALEDCVHEMGRALCSVTQSLEKLQVLNGKEKWRDP, from the exons ATGTCCGAACTCAGTGATGAAGCCAGCGAGCCGGAGTTCCTGAACCGCAGCTTGTCCATGTGGCATGGGCTGGGCACACAGGTCAGCCGGGAGGAACTGGATGTCCACTTGGATCTTCACACAGCTGCCTCTATTGGCCAGTATGAGGTGGTGAAGGAGTGTGTGCAGCG GAGAGAGTTAGATTTGAATAAGAAGAATGGTGGTGGCTGGACCCCGCTGATGTATGCCTCCTACATTGGACACGATACCATCGTGCACCTGCTGCTCGAGGCAGGGGTGAGTGTGAATGTGCCGACCCCAGAAGGGCAGACTCCACTGATGCTGGCCTCCAGCTGTGGCAACGAGAGCATCGCCTACTTTCTCCTCCAG CAAGGTGCAGAGCTGGAGATGAAAGACATTCATGGCTGGACTGCACTTTTCCACTGTACCAGTGCCGGGCACCAGCAGATGGTCAAGTTCCTCCTGGATAGCGGAGCAAACGCCAACGTAAG GGAGCCAGTCTATGGATTTACTCCTTTGATGGAAGCAGCTGCTGCTGGCCATGAGATAATTGTGCAGTATTTTCTGAATCAC GGAGTCAGAGTGGACATGAGAGATCATAGTGGAGCCACGGCCCGGATGCTGGCCAAGCAATATGGACACATGAAGATTGTGGCCTTGATAGACAGTCACTCGCCTGCTCTGCCTAAGAACCTCTACCGGAGCCCAG AAAAATATGAAGATCTGAGCTCTTCTGATGAGTCTTACCCTGTTGCTCAGAGACAGAGGCCCTGTCGCAAGAAGGGCCTCAGCATCCACGAGGGGCCTCGCGCCTTGGCCAGGATCACAGCAATTGGACTTGGAGGCGAGGCCCCGCAGCCCCATGGTG AGCAGCTGCCTCCACGGGGCTACATGACCTTCACCAGCAGTGATGAGAACCCCCTGGAAGGTGAAGGCCTCTGCTACCGGGACGTCACCTCCCCCATCAATGAGCGGGACGtggagagcagcagcagcagcagccggg AGGAGCCTGTTTTCTGTGCCAGCCTCGGGGCTGTGCGAAGCAGCAGCTGTGAGGGCCTGGTGAGAGCCCAGGGGCTCAGCAGTGAAGCCTCCCTGGAGAGCAATGAG GATTCAGATCATGTCCGTAAAAGCTCCGTTCGCAGACAAACCAAGAGTTACGTGAAGACCAAGAATCGTTCCAGCACCAGTGATGGCCAGTGGCCTCCCAGCTCCGGGACTTGTGGAACAGCCTGTTCCCCAAGATGTGTGCCCCAAGCTGAGAGGTCATCCTACACAGGACCCCAG GATCTTGCAACACTGCTGGAGCAGATTGGCTGCCTGAAGTACCTGCAGGTGTTTGAGGAGCAAGATGTGGACCTCCGCATCTTCCTGACCCTCACTGAGAGTGACCTGAAGGAAATCGGTATCAC GTTGTTTGGGCCTAAAAGGAAGATGACCTCTGCCATTGCCCGCTGGCACAGCAGTGCCCGTCCCCCAAGTGATGCCCTGGAGCTGGCCTATGCTGACCGACTGGAGGCCGAGATGCAGGAGCTTGCCATCCAGCTGCACAAG CGCTGTGAGGAGGTGGAGGCCATGCGTGGCCAGGTGTCCCAGGAGCAGGAGTTGCGGGCTGTGGTGGAGAGCTGCCTGTTGGAGCAGGATGGCGCTCGCAAGAACGTCCACACCCAGCTTCAGGAGACCTGGGCCCTGGCCCAGGGTGCCACCCTTGTCCTGGAGCAGCTACG AGCCTGTCAAGCTGAACTGTCAGCCCGAGTGAGGCAGGACCAGCCCTACAGTGCGACCACCCTGGGCCCAGGCCACCCATTGGCAG ACTCCAAAGGCTGGCATGCATCCCTGCAGGCCATGAGCCTCCCTGAGCTGTCGGGAGCCCTGGAAGACTGTGTCCATGAGATGG GACGAGCACTGTGCTCAGTGACCCAGAGCCTGGAGAAGCTGCAGGTGCTCAACGGGAAGGAGAAGTGGCGGGATCCCTAA
- the Anks3 gene encoding ankyrin repeat and SAM domain-containing protein 3 isoform X2 — MKDIHGWTALFHCTSAGHQQMVKFLLDSGANANVREPVYGFTPLMEAAAAGHEIIVQYFLNHGVRVDMRDHSGATARMLAKQYGHMKIVALIDSHSPALPKNLYRSPEKYEDLSSSDESYPVAQRQRPCRKKGLSIHEGPRALARITAIGLGGEAPQPHGEQLPPRGYMTFTSSDENPLEGEGLCYRDVTSPINERDVESSSSSSREEPVFCASLGAVRSSSCEGLVRAQGLSSEASLESNEDSDHVRKSSVRRQTKSYVKTKNRSSTSDGQWPPSSGTCGTACSPRCVPQAERSSYTGPQDLATLLEQIGCLKYLQVFEEQDVDLRIFLTLTESDLKEIGITLFGPKRKMTSAIARWHSSARPPSDALELAYADRLEAEMQELAIQLHKRCEEVEAMRGQVSQEQELRAVVESCLLEQDGARKNVHTQLQETWALAQGATLVLEQLRACQAELSARVRQDQPYSATTLGPGHPLADSKGWHASLQAMSLPELSGALEDCVHEMGRALCSVTQSLEKLQVLNGKEKWRDP, encoded by the exons ATGAAAGACATTCATGGCTGGACTGCACTTTTCCACTGTACCAGTGCCGGGCACCAGCAGATGGTCAAGTTCCTCCTGGATAGCGGAGCAAACGCCAACGTAAG GGAGCCAGTCTATGGATTTACTCCTTTGATGGAAGCAGCTGCTGCTGGCCATGAGATAATTGTGCAGTATTTTCTGAATCAC GGAGTCAGAGTGGACATGAGAGATCATAGTGGAGCCACGGCCCGGATGCTGGCCAAGCAATATGGACACATGAAGATTGTGGCCTTGATAGACAGTCACTCGCCTGCTCTGCCTAAGAACCTCTACCGGAGCCCAG AAAAATATGAAGATCTGAGCTCTTCTGATGAGTCTTACCCTGTTGCTCAGAGACAGAGGCCCTGTCGCAAGAAGGGCCTCAGCATCCACGAGGGGCCTCGCGCCTTGGCCAGGATCACAGCAATTGGACTTGGAGGCGAGGCCCCGCAGCCCCATGGTG AGCAGCTGCCTCCACGGGGCTACATGACCTTCACCAGCAGTGATGAGAACCCCCTGGAAGGTGAAGGCCTCTGCTACCGGGACGTCACCTCCCCCATCAATGAGCGGGACGtggagagcagcagcagcagcagccggg AGGAGCCTGTTTTCTGTGCCAGCCTCGGGGCTGTGCGAAGCAGCAGCTGTGAGGGCCTGGTGAGAGCCCAGGGGCTCAGCAGTGAAGCCTCCCTGGAGAGCAATGAG GATTCAGATCATGTCCGTAAAAGCTCCGTTCGCAGACAAACCAAGAGTTACGTGAAGACCAAGAATCGTTCCAGCACCAGTGATGGCCAGTGGCCTCCCAGCTCCGGGACTTGTGGAACAGCCTGTTCCCCAAGATGTGTGCCCCAAGCTGAGAGGTCATCCTACACAGGACCCCAG GATCTTGCAACACTGCTGGAGCAGATTGGCTGCCTGAAGTACCTGCAGGTGTTTGAGGAGCAAGATGTGGACCTCCGCATCTTCCTGACCCTCACTGAGAGTGACCTGAAGGAAATCGGTATCAC GTTGTTTGGGCCTAAAAGGAAGATGACCTCTGCCATTGCCCGCTGGCACAGCAGTGCCCGTCCCCCAAGTGATGCCCTGGAGCTGGCCTATGCTGACCGACTGGAGGCCGAGATGCAGGAGCTTGCCATCCAGCTGCACAAG CGCTGTGAGGAGGTGGAGGCCATGCGTGGCCAGGTGTCCCAGGAGCAGGAGTTGCGGGCTGTGGTGGAGAGCTGCCTGTTGGAGCAGGATGGCGCTCGCAAGAACGTCCACACCCAGCTTCAGGAGACCTGGGCCCTGGCCCAGGGTGCCACCCTTGTCCTGGAGCAGCTACG AGCCTGTCAAGCTGAACTGTCAGCCCGAGTGAGGCAGGACCAGCCCTACAGTGCGACCACCCTGGGCCCAGGCCACCCATTGGCAG ACTCCAAAGGCTGGCATGCATCCCTGCAGGCCATGAGCCTCCCTGAGCTGTCGGGAGCCCTGGAAGACTGTGTCCATGAGATGG GACGAGCACTGTGCTCAGTGACCCAGAGCCTGGAGAAGCTGCAGGTGCTCAACGGGAAGGAGAAGTGGCGGGATCCCTAA
- the Anks3 gene encoding ankyrin repeat and SAM domain-containing protein 3 isoform X4 — MEAAAAGHEIIVQYFLNHGVRVDMRDHSGATARMLAKQYGHMKIVALIDSHSPALPKNLYRSPEKYEDLSSSDESYPVAQRQRPCRKKGLSIHEGPRALARITAIGLGGEAPQPHGEQLPPRGYMTFTSSDENPLEGEGLCYRDVTSPINERDVESSSSSSREEPVFCASLGAVRSSSCEGLVRAQGLSSEASLESNEDSDHVRKSSVRRQTKSYVKTKNRSSTSDGQWPPSSGTCGTACSPRCVPQAERSSYTGPQDLATLLEQIGCLKYLQVFEEQDVDLRIFLTLTESDLKEIGITLFGPKRKMTSAIARWHSSARPPSDALELAYADRLEAEMQELAIQLHKRCEEVEAMRGQVSQEQELRAVVESCLLEQDGARKNVHTQLQETWALAQGATLVLEQLRACQAELSARVRQDQPYSATTLGPGHPLADSKGWHASLQAMSLPELSGALEDCVHEMGRALCSVTQSLEKLQVLNGKEKWRDP; from the exons ATGGAAGCAGCTGCTGCTGGCCATGAGATAATTGTGCAGTATTTTCTGAATCAC GGAGTCAGAGTGGACATGAGAGATCATAGTGGAGCCACGGCCCGGATGCTGGCCAAGCAATATGGACACATGAAGATTGTGGCCTTGATAGACAGTCACTCGCCTGCTCTGCCTAAGAACCTCTACCGGAGCCCAG AAAAATATGAAGATCTGAGCTCTTCTGATGAGTCTTACCCTGTTGCTCAGAGACAGAGGCCCTGTCGCAAGAAGGGCCTCAGCATCCACGAGGGGCCTCGCGCCTTGGCCAGGATCACAGCAATTGGACTTGGAGGCGAGGCCCCGCAGCCCCATGGTG AGCAGCTGCCTCCACGGGGCTACATGACCTTCACCAGCAGTGATGAGAACCCCCTGGAAGGTGAAGGCCTCTGCTACCGGGACGTCACCTCCCCCATCAATGAGCGGGACGtggagagcagcagcagcagcagccggg AGGAGCCTGTTTTCTGTGCCAGCCTCGGGGCTGTGCGAAGCAGCAGCTGTGAGGGCCTGGTGAGAGCCCAGGGGCTCAGCAGTGAAGCCTCCCTGGAGAGCAATGAG GATTCAGATCATGTCCGTAAAAGCTCCGTTCGCAGACAAACCAAGAGTTACGTGAAGACCAAGAATCGTTCCAGCACCAGTGATGGCCAGTGGCCTCCCAGCTCCGGGACTTGTGGAACAGCCTGTTCCCCAAGATGTGTGCCCCAAGCTGAGAGGTCATCCTACACAGGACCCCAG GATCTTGCAACACTGCTGGAGCAGATTGGCTGCCTGAAGTACCTGCAGGTGTTTGAGGAGCAAGATGTGGACCTCCGCATCTTCCTGACCCTCACTGAGAGTGACCTGAAGGAAATCGGTATCAC GTTGTTTGGGCCTAAAAGGAAGATGACCTCTGCCATTGCCCGCTGGCACAGCAGTGCCCGTCCCCCAAGTGATGCCCTGGAGCTGGCCTATGCTGACCGACTGGAGGCCGAGATGCAGGAGCTTGCCATCCAGCTGCACAAG CGCTGTGAGGAGGTGGAGGCCATGCGTGGCCAGGTGTCCCAGGAGCAGGAGTTGCGGGCTGTGGTGGAGAGCTGCCTGTTGGAGCAGGATGGCGCTCGCAAGAACGTCCACACCCAGCTTCAGGAGACCTGGGCCCTGGCCCAGGGTGCCACCCTTGTCCTGGAGCAGCTACG AGCCTGTCAAGCTGAACTGTCAGCCCGAGTGAGGCAGGACCAGCCCTACAGTGCGACCACCCTGGGCCCAGGCCACCCATTGGCAG ACTCCAAAGGCTGGCATGCATCCCTGCAGGCCATGAGCCTCCCTGAGCTGTCGGGAGCCCTGGAAGACTGTGTCCATGAGATGG GACGAGCACTGTGCTCAGTGACCCAGAGCCTGGAGAAGCTGCAGGTGCTCAACGGGAAGGAGAAGTGGCGGGATCCCTAA
- the Anks3 gene encoding ankyrin repeat and SAM domain-containing protein 3 isoform X3: MAGLHFSTVPVPGTSRWSSSSWIAEQTPTEPVYGFTPLMEAAAAGHEIIVQYFLNHGVRVDMRDHSGATARMLAKQYGHMKIVALIDSHSPALPKNLYRSPEKYEDLSSSDESYPVAQRQRPCRKKGLSIHEGPRALARITAIGLGGEAPQPHGEQLPPRGYMTFTSSDENPLEGEGLCYRDVTSPINERDVESSSSSSREEPVFCASLGAVRSSSCEGLVRAQGLSSEASLESNEDSDHVRKSSVRRQTKSYVKTKNRSSTSDGQWPPSSGTCGTACSPRCVPQAERSSYTGPQDLATLLEQIGCLKYLQVFEEQDVDLRIFLTLTESDLKEIGITLFGPKRKMTSAIARWHSSARPPSDALELAYADRLEAEMQELAIQLHKRCEEVEAMRGQVSQEQELRAVVESCLLEQDGARKNVHTQLQETWALAQGATLVLEQLRACQAELSARVRQDQPYSATTLGPGHPLADSKGWHASLQAMSLPELSGALEDCVHEMGRALCSVTQSLEKLQVLNGKEKWRDP, translated from the exons ATGGCTGGACTGCACTTTTCCACTGTACCAGTGCCGGGCACCAGCAGATGGTCAAGTTCCTCCTGGATAGCGGAGCAAACGCCAAC GGAGCCAGTCTATGGATTTACTCCTTTGATGGAAGCAGCTGCTGCTGGCCATGAGATAATTGTGCAGTATTTTCTGAATCAC GGAGTCAGAGTGGACATGAGAGATCATAGTGGAGCCACGGCCCGGATGCTGGCCAAGCAATATGGACACATGAAGATTGTGGCCTTGATAGACAGTCACTCGCCTGCTCTGCCTAAGAACCTCTACCGGAGCCCAG AAAAATATGAAGATCTGAGCTCTTCTGATGAGTCTTACCCTGTTGCTCAGAGACAGAGGCCCTGTCGCAAGAAGGGCCTCAGCATCCACGAGGGGCCTCGCGCCTTGGCCAGGATCACAGCAATTGGACTTGGAGGCGAGGCCCCGCAGCCCCATGGTG AGCAGCTGCCTCCACGGGGCTACATGACCTTCACCAGCAGTGATGAGAACCCCCTGGAAGGTGAAGGCCTCTGCTACCGGGACGTCACCTCCCCCATCAATGAGCGGGACGtggagagcagcagcagcagcagccggg AGGAGCCTGTTTTCTGTGCCAGCCTCGGGGCTGTGCGAAGCAGCAGCTGTGAGGGCCTGGTGAGAGCCCAGGGGCTCAGCAGTGAAGCCTCCCTGGAGAGCAATGAG GATTCAGATCATGTCCGTAAAAGCTCCGTTCGCAGACAAACCAAGAGTTACGTGAAGACCAAGAATCGTTCCAGCACCAGTGATGGCCAGTGGCCTCCCAGCTCCGGGACTTGTGGAACAGCCTGTTCCCCAAGATGTGTGCCCCAAGCTGAGAGGTCATCCTACACAGGACCCCAG GATCTTGCAACACTGCTGGAGCAGATTGGCTGCCTGAAGTACCTGCAGGTGTTTGAGGAGCAAGATGTGGACCTCCGCATCTTCCTGACCCTCACTGAGAGTGACCTGAAGGAAATCGGTATCAC GTTGTTTGGGCCTAAAAGGAAGATGACCTCTGCCATTGCCCGCTGGCACAGCAGTGCCCGTCCCCCAAGTGATGCCCTGGAGCTGGCCTATGCTGACCGACTGGAGGCCGAGATGCAGGAGCTTGCCATCCAGCTGCACAAG CGCTGTGAGGAGGTGGAGGCCATGCGTGGCCAGGTGTCCCAGGAGCAGGAGTTGCGGGCTGTGGTGGAGAGCTGCCTGTTGGAGCAGGATGGCGCTCGCAAGAACGTCCACACCCAGCTTCAGGAGACCTGGGCCCTGGCCCAGGGTGCCACCCTTGTCCTGGAGCAGCTACG AGCCTGTCAAGCTGAACTGTCAGCCCGAGTGAGGCAGGACCAGCCCTACAGTGCGACCACCCTGGGCCCAGGCCACCCATTGGCAG ACTCCAAAGGCTGGCATGCATCCCTGCAGGCCATGAGCCTCCCTGAGCTGTCGGGAGCCCTGGAAGACTGTGTCCATGAGATGG GACGAGCACTGTGCTCAGTGACCCAGAGCCTGGAGAAGCTGCAGGTGCTCAACGGGAAGGAGAAGTGGCGGGATCCCTAA